The Panicum virgatum strain AP13 chromosome 5K, P.virgatum_v5, whole genome shotgun sequence genome has a window encoding:
- the LOC120706088 gene encoding endo-1,4-beta-xylanase 1-like produces the protein MFLCKLQQLDVGFVAKRCARCTHVQGTCHWLLIPSFKAKHPSKPRATDVLGAFPELSAAHPTALMVSSTSHPSPARRSRACVLLSIRHTLCTRHVSSLPHCLGYHVCRAQEETAHFGMNLVDGHCDSEDGLAGWAPSGSCTLSAHAEDPPAADALPPPLAATADGDDDEEEEEAVWRARKPSGRYVLAAHRRDEKDGLCRALSRAPRPKVTYRVAGWVGVGGGGAEGSHAVHVEVRVDDHRRVGGGVVVVEPGKWGDIKGSFRVDDDEPPRGAKVYVHGPPAGVDFKVMDLQVCAVNKIPRLRHLRKKADRVRKRDVVLKLSSRGAEDGVSGVAGARIQVIQVQNSFPIGSCITKAGIQNPAYVDFFTRHFDWAVLENELKWYYTEAVQGLVSYADADELIGFCDRHGKPVRGHCIFWAVENAVQPWVRALNGDQLRAAVEARLRGLVSRYAGRFPHYEVNNEMLHGAFFSQRLGDDVNAHMFRETARIDPAPALFVNDYNVESANDPNATPEKYVALVTDLQRRGAPVGGIGIQGHVTHPVGDIICDALDKLAATGLPIWVTELDVSAADEAVRADDLEIVLREAFAHPAVEGVMLWGFMQGHMWRSHGQLVNADGRLTEAGSRFAGLRREWTSHARGKVDADGTFRFRGFHGTYQVFLTTAAGEVKKQTFDVKKGDVPLVLDMNF, from the exons ATGTTTCTTTGCAAACTACAACAACTTGATGTGGGTTTTGTGGCCAAAAGATGTGCTCGATGCACTCATGTCCAAGGCACCTGTCACTGGCTCCTCATTCCTTCCTTTAAAGCGAAGCATCCAAGCAAACCCAGAGCAACAGATGTCTTAGGTGCATTCCCCGAGCTGTCCGCCGCCCATCCAACTGCTCTGATGGTGTCCTCGACATCACATccgtcgccggctcgccgctcgCGAGCCTGCGTTCTCCTCTCGATCCGACACACACTGTGCACACGACATGTGTCGTCTCTGCCTCATTGCCTTGGTTATCATGTGTGTCGCGCGCAGGAGGAGACGGCTCACTTTGGCATGAACCTCGTCGACGGCCACTGCGACTCGGAGGACGGCCTCGCCGGCTGGGCTCCGTCGGGCTCGTGCACGCTCTccgcgcacgccgaggaccCGCCGGCGGCCGACGCGCTCCCTCCGCCGCTGGCAGCCACggcggacggcgacgacgacgaggaggaggaggaggcggtctGGCGCGCGCGCAAGCCCAGCGGCCGGTACGTCCTCGCGGCGCACCGCAGGGACGAGAAGGACGGGCTGTGCCGGGCGCTCTCGCGCGCGCCGAGGCCCAAGGTCACGTACCGGGTGGCCGGGTGGgtcggcgtgggcggcggcggcgcggagggctCCCACGCCGTGCACGTCGAGGTCCGCGTGGACGACCACcgccgggtcggcggcggcgtggtcgtcgtcgAGCCCGGGAAGTGGGGCGACATCAAGGGCTCGTTCCgggtcgacgacgacgagccgccGCGCGGCGCCAAGGTGTACGTGCacgggccgccggccggggtggaTTTCAAGGTCATGGACCTGCAGGTGTGCGCCGTGAACAAGATCCCAAGGCTCAGGCACCTCAGGAAGAAGGCTGACAGG GTGCGCAAGCGTGACGTGGTTCTGAAGCTCAGCAGCCGGGGGGCGGAGGACGGCGTGTCGGGCGTCGCCGGAGCGCGCATCCAGGTGATCCAGGTCCAGAACAGCTTCCCCATCGGGTCGTGCATCACCAAGGCGGGCATCCAGAACCCCGCGTACGTGGACTTCTTCACCAGGCACTTCGACTGGGCCGTGCTGGAGAACGAGCTCAAGTGGTACTACACGGAGGCCGTCCAGGGGCTGGTGAGctacgccgacgccgacgagctcatcGGCTTCTGCGACCGGCACGGCAAGCCGGTGCGCGGGCACTGCATCTTCTGGGCGGTGGAGAACGCCGTGCAGCCGTGGGTCCGCGCCCTGAACGGCGaccagctccgcgccgccgtggaggcccGGCTGCGCGGCCTGGTGTCGCGCTACGCCGGGCGGTTCCCGCACTACGAGGTGAACAACGAGATGCTGCACGGCGCCTTCTTCAGCCAGCGCCTTGGCGACGACGTGAACGCGCACATGTTCCGGGAGACGGCGCGGATcgacccggcgccggcgctgttcGTGAACGACTACAACGTGGAGAGCGCCAACGACCCCAACGCGACGCCGGAGAAGTACGTGGCGCTGGTCACGGAcctgcagcggcgcggcgcgccggtgggcggcatcgggatccagGGCCACGTGACGCACCCGGTGGGGGACATCATCTGCGACGCGCTGGACAAACTCGCCGCCACGGGGCTCCCCATCTGGGTGACGGAGCTGGACGTGTCGGCCGCCGACGAGGCCGTGCGCGCCGACGACCTGGAGATCGTGCTCAGGGAGGCGTTCGCGCACCCAGCCGTGGAGGGCGTCATGCTGTGGGGGTTCATGCAGGGCCACATGTGGCGCTCCCACGGCCAGCTCGTCAACGCCGACGGCAGGCTCACCGAGGCCGGCAGCCGCTTCGCGGGGCTCCGCCGGGAGTGGACGTCGCACGCGAGGGGGAAGGTGGACGCCGACGGGACGTTCAGGTTCAGGGGGTTCCACGGCACGTACCAGGTATTCCTCAcgacggccgccggcgaggtgaaGAAGCAGACGTTCGACGTCAAGAAGGGGGACGTGCCGCTCGTGCTCGACATGAATTTCTAG